In Lacrimispora indolis DSM 755, a genomic segment contains:
- the ilvD gene encoding dihydroxy-acid dehydratase, whose amino-acid sequence MEEYQYYNQLLKGDGGALKRALYKSMGFTDSALEKPLIAIVNTYTNATPGHFNINEMCEQVKKGIESGGGTAMVFGSIAPCDGIAEGHDGMRYILPSRDLITASVECMVRAHKFDGLVLLGSCDKIVPGLLMAAARLDIPSVFCNSGPMMPAVYKDKHYDGNIVTEAIGWKQRGEITQEEFREIENLAEPCVGSCAMLGTANTMGCMAEALGMSLPGSAAVPAIHSKRMQIAYTTGEAVVELVVKNITARKIITKDSIYNAMAVLMGIGGSTNAIMHLQAIHKEAGLGELPLTLFDELSRRIPQIASVYPASPYDMVDFYEAGGVPSVMKELEPLLRLECLNITGHTMKESLKQLGFSKRREVIRSISDPFHLTGGVAVLSGNLAPLGAVVKPAAMPGHLMRIEGKARVFQSEQEACHAILDGLVEKNTIVVLRYEGPKGGPGMPEMYRPMKCLEGMNLSDSCALVTDGRFSGSNRGCFVGHISPEAYEGGTLALVENGDIIRIDIDNREISLLVEDAVLNERKRHWIRPEKEISDGYLNTYKKISQSAAQGAVVG is encoded by the coding sequence GAGTATCAATACTACAATCAGCTCTTAAAAGGAGATGGAGGCGCACTGAAAAGAGCGTTGTATAAGTCTATGGGATTTACGGATTCAGCTCTGGAAAAGCCGCTGATTGCCATTGTCAATACATACACCAATGCAACGCCGGGCCATTTCAACATAAATGAAATGTGTGAACAGGTGAAAAAAGGAATTGAATCCGGAGGGGGTACAGCTATGGTGTTCGGCAGCATTGCCCCATGTGACGGCATAGCGGAAGGCCATGATGGGATGCGGTACATTTTGCCATCCAGGGACTTAATAACCGCCTCCGTTGAATGCATGGTAAGGGCCCATAAATTTGATGGACTGGTATTGCTTGGTTCCTGCGATAAAATTGTACCGGGGCTGCTGATGGCTGCTGCAAGACTGGATATTCCTTCTGTTTTTTGTAATAGCGGCCCCATGATGCCTGCAGTATATAAGGATAAGCATTATGACGGAAATATTGTAACAGAAGCAATTGGCTGGAAACAACGGGGAGAAATCACACAGGAGGAGTTCCGGGAAATAGAGAACCTGGCGGAGCCCTGTGTTGGTTCCTGTGCCATGTTAGGGACTGCAAATACCATGGGCTGTATGGCGGAAGCATTGGGAATGAGTTTGCCGGGAAGTGCGGCGGTACCTGCAATTCACTCCAAGCGCATGCAGATTGCATACACCACCGGAGAAGCAGTTGTTGAGCTGGTTGTAAAAAATATAACAGCCCGTAAGATCATTACAAAAGATTCCATATATAATGCCATGGCCGTTTTAATGGGAATCGGCGGATCGACCAATGCCATTATGCATTTACAGGCCATACACAAGGAAGCAGGATTAGGGGAATTGCCTCTGACTTTATTTGATGAATTAAGCAGAAGAATCCCCCAAATAGCATCGGTTTATCCTGCGTCTCCCTACGATATGGTGGATTTTTATGAAGCTGGAGGTGTGCCGTCGGTCATGAAGGAATTGGAGCCTCTGCTTCGTTTGGAATGCCTGAATATTACCGGTCATACCATGAAGGAATCTTTAAAGCAGCTGGGTTTTTCTAAACGAAGGGAAGTAATCAGATCCATCAGTGACCCCTTTCATTTAACAGGAGGAGTTGCAGTCTTAAGTGGAAATCTTGCTCCCCTTGGGGCCGTTGTAAAACCTGCGGCCATGCCGGGCCATTTGATGAGAATAGAGGGGAAGGCACGGGTATTCCAGAGTGAACAGGAAGCGTGCCACGCCATATTAGATGGACTGGTGGAAAAAAATACCATAGTGGTTCTGCGATATGAAGGCCCCAAAGGAGGCCCTGGTATGCCGGAAATGTATCGTCCTATGAAATGTCTGGAAGGCATGAATTTGTCAGACAGCTGTGCATTGGTAACAGACGGAAGGTTTTCCGGATCCAACAGGGGCTGCTTTGTAGGCCATATATCGCCGGAAGCCTACGAAGGAGGAACCCTTGCCCTGGTGGAGAATGGCGATATCATCCGAATTGATATAGATAACAGAGAAATCTCTTTATTAGTGGAAGACGCCGTATTAAATGAAAGAAAAAGACATTGGATCCGCCCGGAAAAAGAAATTTCGGACGGATACTTAAATACTTATAAAAAAATCAGCCAGTCAGCGGCACAAGGCGCAGTGGTGGGATAG